A single region of the Solwaraspora sp. WMMD791 genome encodes:
- a CDS encoding amino acid-binding protein: protein MLLRVRVTLPDRPGALGQVARTLGVAGADIVQVTVLERLGGRAVDDFTVVWPGAARVDRLLAGLAAIPGVQVDGVWRAIGTPVTGGQDAELLAQVAGNPVDGLATLVDAVPGLLAADWAAAAVVPADWAIRSGARQSSGAPAPATSTSYDLAGPDGPGRSGEGFVAGLSVPVDEPPSAGAPAVAYASWRAPVPLRLPEVTPLRARPMDGPDGVRYASVPFGRAGLVLIVARSDGDGLPAAAFHITEVDRIAQLVRAATVILGDRLDLVGADPVVVRR from the coding sequence ATGTTGCTGAGGGTTCGCGTGACCCTGCCCGACCGGCCCGGTGCGCTCGGCCAGGTGGCCCGCACGCTCGGTGTCGCAGGTGCCGACATCGTCCAGGTGACGGTGCTGGAGCGGCTCGGTGGCCGGGCGGTGGACGACTTCACCGTCGTCTGGCCCGGAGCGGCCCGGGTCGACCGGCTGCTCGCCGGTCTGGCGGCCATTCCCGGCGTCCAGGTCGACGGGGTGTGGCGCGCGATCGGTACGCCCGTCACCGGTGGGCAGGACGCCGAGTTGCTGGCCCAGGTGGCGGGTAACCCGGTCGACGGGCTGGCCACCCTGGTCGACGCCGTACCCGGTCTGCTCGCCGCCGACTGGGCCGCCGCCGCCGTGGTGCCGGCGGACTGGGCGATCCGCAGCGGTGCCCGGCAGTCGTCCGGTGCTCCCGCGCCCGCGACGTCGACCTCGTACGACTTGGCCGGTCCGGACGGGCCGGGCCGCTCGGGCGAGGGCTTCGTCGCCGGGCTGAGCGTGCCGGTCGACGAGCCACCGTCCGCAGGCGCGCCGGCGGTGGCGTACGCCAGTTGGCGTGCCCCGGTGCCGCTGCGGCTGCCCGAGGTCACTCCGCTGCGCGCACGCCCGATGGACGGCCCCGACGGGGTCCGTTACGCCTCGGTGCCGTTCGGTCGCGCGGGCCTGGTCCTGATCGTCGCCCGGTCCGACGGCGACGGGCTGCCGGCGGCCGCCTTCCACATCACCGAGGTGGACCGGATCGCGCAGCTGGTGCGGGCCGCCACGGTGATCCTCGGCGACCGGCTGGACCTGGTCGGCGCCGACCCGGTCGTGGTCCGGCGCTGA